CAAAACCTTGCAGCAATAGGATTTAAACCAAATTTTAGAAGGATGCACCTATTAGATTTGGGTTTAAACAACAGTTTAATTTACTACTACAAATTTAAAATAAGCCCCACTGCCATTGGCCACAGCATTCGCCACATACATGCCGGTTTGCATAGCACCAAGGTCAAAGGTTTGCATCAAGGGCGTGCCGGGCTGTACCACCAGGTTTTGTCGAATATACACGTTGCCATAAAAATCACTTACCTGAAACAAAACGTTGGGATCGTTTAAAGTAGTTACATAAAATTGGGCAATGGAATTGTACCCTGCCATAGTTGATGATACGGGGTTTACCAATAAATAAATGGCAACTTCTTCACAAATCGGAGCACCTGTTACCGAACATACATTGTTTTGGTAACGAAAACAGTCGTTCACATAAGTGTTACCATCACAACCACAAACCGGGGCATAACCATAAGGTCCACAAATAAACGAAGACGGATTAGGAACTGATGTAGTGTCAATACAGGCTCCATAGCAATTAATAGCTTGTCCGTAACTATATACTCCTGAACAAAGCAACAGAAAAAGGAGTAGGAGTTTTTTAATCATTGGATCAAAGATAAAAAGCAGACAGGATTTTGTTTTTACAATTCACAAAAGTTAAGAACAAGGGTTTGCTAAAGTAGGCTTAACTTAAATAGTGGCCAACAATAGGCATCCGCCTACCCATACCAAATGCCTTGGATGAAATTCTTAAAATGGGCGGTGTTTGATGGCGCTTGTATTCACTGTTATTTACCAATTTTAAAATCCTTCTAACTAACTCTTCATTAAACCCCATGGCAATAATTTCTGTCGGGCCTTTTCGCTCTTCGATATATTGGTATAAAACTTTATCAAGAATGGTATAGTCGGGCAAGGAATCGCTATCTTTTTGTCCGGGCCTTAGTTCGGCGCTTGGTGGTTTACTAATGCTGTTTACCGGAATCAGGTTCCATTTTCGGTTAATATAATGGGCCAAATCGTAAACCTGGGTTTTATATAAATCGCCCAAAACAGATAGTCCTCCGTTCATATCGCCATACAAGGTTCCATAACCCACAGCAGCTTCGCTTTTGTTGGAGGTATTCAGCAGTATTTCCCCAAATTTATTGCTAATTCCCATCAAAACAACTCCCCTAATTCTGGCCTGTAAGTTTTCCTCGGCCAAACCGAAGGGAAGGCTGCCAAACAAAGGCTTTAAGCTTTCTAATACAGTATCGTAATTCTGTTTGATAGGAACAATAGCGTGGGCTATTCCAAGGTTTTCGGCTAAAGCAAGGGCGTCCGTAATGGAATGGTCGCTGCTAAACTCGGAGGGCATTAAGATTCCACGAACATTTTCAGCTCCCAATGCTTGTGCTGCTAAACAGGCTACTACGGCCGAATCAATTCCCCCCGACAAGCCGAGTATGGCTTTTTTAAAACCCATTTTCCCGAAATAATCTTTTATTCCAAGAAGCAAGGCCTGGTGAATATCTCCAATAAAGGTAGTGCTTAAACCGGAAAGAACCTTTTCATCGGTGAAAGGAAAGTTCACTATTCTAATTTCTTCTGCGAAGTAGCTTAGTTCCTGGCAAATTTCACCCTGAGCGTTTATGCACAGGGATCCGCCATCAAATATTAGTTCTGTTTGTGCCCCAATTTGATTAACATATACCAGGGGCACCTGGTAGGTTTTGGAATTCCAGCAAAGCACCTCCTTCCGTTCGTCGGCATGGTTATAATCAAAAGGAGATGCGGCAATGTTGATTAATAAGTCGGGTTTCAAATGGCTCAAAACATCCATTGGACAAGATTCGTAAAGTTTATTGCCATCGGTTTGCCAAAGGTCTTCGCAAATGGTTAATGCCAGGTTCATACCTTTCCAATTAACAAGAGCGAATTCTCTACCAGGTTCAAAATACCGGTATTCGTCAAAAATATCATAGGTTGGAAGCAAAGCCTTGTGGGTTACTTGACTTACTTTTCCATTTTCTAATAAAAAGGCAGCATTGTAAAGTGGTTTTCCTTTGCCGGAGGTATTCTTTTGAGGGCAACCTACTATAGCAGAAATCCCTATACAAGCTTTTGCAATTTGATGAAGGGATGATTCGCATTGCTGAATAAAATCATCAAACTCCAGGAAGTCACGAGGAGGATAACCGCAAATGGCTAATTCAGCAAAAACCGCTAAGTCTGCACCATTTTCTTTGGCTTTTTCAAGTGCCGTTAGAATTTTAGAACGGTTTGACTCAAAATGGCCGATGTGGTAATTTAATTGGCAAAGGGCAATTTTCATGAACCGGATTAAAACAGAAGTGCAATATCAACAGCTACATAGCTATTGGTTGATTTTTGTTGAATAGAAACGGTATTGGTTCCATTGACAGGCACCTTGAAATAATTCTGCAAGTTTTTATTGCTGCCATTAAACACATTGGTAACACCTTTATGATACGAAACCCCGAATAGCAAACCTAAATTTCCTTGGATTGCCCATTCAGCCCCAACGCCAATGTTTACTTCGGCTCTAACTAATTTCACCTCCGAACCACTGGCCAATCCGGCTTTTAGTTTAACCGTTTCAGCATATTCTTTTCCGGTTGTAAGCGATTTTCCGGCTTCAATAGATTTGGCGCTTACATTAAACCCAACCGAACCGCCCAATTGTACAAAGTAGGTAAAATAGCCAATTTGATTGGTTTTTAATTTTAAGGTAAGGGGAATTTCTACATACTGAAGCTTATAGGTGCGCTGGTTCATTAAAATGGTATCGAAAATTCCATCTGTTTCATTTACCTTAATTACGGAGTCGCTAATGGAAGCTATACCTCCGGCCATCACAAAGTCTAAACCTGTTCCTATAGCATAGTTTTTTCCCAAACGGGCATCCATCAACAAACCAAATTTTGCCCCCATTCTAACACCTGAACTTTTAAAATGTTGAGTGTCAAATCCCATCCAATTGATAGTAGGTGTTGCCCGAAGCCCAAGTCTTACTTTGGGCGCATCTTGGGCCGCTGCAGGGCTTGAGTCCTGGGCAAAAAGGGAAGTACTTAATAATGAAACAAGGAACAGGGACAACAGTTTTTTCATGGTTGATTTTTTGCAAAGGTCAGTAATCCATTAATACCAGGGATTAATCCCAATAGAAATACTCAACCTAAGGATGTTGAAAGGCAAAAAAATCCCGGAAACACGAGGCGTATGTCCGGGATTCATAGAAATGGAGTTGATTTATTTGCGTTCTAAAACCAAGGCTTTAGACAAAGTGGCTGTTGCACCGGCTTCTTTAGGCAAATACACTTTTTCGGAGTTATCAGAAAATCCGGTAGCAGAAAATTGAACGGTATAATCCTTATCGCCTTCCAGGGTTAGAAAGTAATTTCCTTCTTCATCTGATTCTGCGCTCGCAATTAATTTGCCCTCGGCATCTAATACCTTAATGCTTGCTCCATAGATGGTATTGGCATCTTTATCAATAACAGTTCCTTTGAGGATGGAAAGTCCATTGGAAGCGTTGGCTTTAAAATCAGCCGAATTCATAATGTTGTGGTTGCTCAAATCCACTTGAAAAATGTCGAAACCTCCAATACTACCTTCCCGTCTGGAAACGAAATATCCTTTTTTCCCATCCGTGGCAAGTACAAAATCCACTTCGTCCCCGGTGGTATTAATAGGATAGCCCAAGTTTTCAGGAGAACTCCATTCGGTACCATCAAATGTGGTTTTGAAAATATCATAACCACCCATAGAATTAGCACGTTTTGAACTAAAGAAAAGCGTTTTCCCGTCGGGGTGCAAAAACACACCTACTTCATCTTCGCTGGAATTTACTTTAGAGCCCAAGTTTTCCGGTTTGCCCCATCCGTCTCTGCCTTCTTTGTGAGAAACATAGATATCTCCACTTCCAAAACCGTCTTTCCGTTCGCTTACAAAGTAAATCGTTTTTCCATCGGCGCTTAGGCAGGCATAACTTTCCCAATAAGGCGAATTGATTGGCTTAGGAAAAGGTGCAGGCGCACTCCATTTCCCGTTTTTATTGGATTTGCTCTGGAAGATATCTCCGCCGTTTTCGTTTTTATAGGATAGAATTCTTTTTCCGTCAGCAGTAATGCTAAATGCAGCATCGTGGCCATCGGTGTTTAAAGCACCTATTACCGGTTCTGCTTTTTCCCATTCCCGGGTGGTATCATTAAAGTGCGACATGTAAATATCTTCAAAAAACTCATCGTCATTCACATCCTTTTTGGCATTTTTCCCTTCTCCCCGACGGCTGGTCAATATCAAAGTTTTTCCATCGGCAGTGAAGGATGGGTGATAATCGTTGTGGTCAGAATTGATTCGCTCACCCATGTTGGTAATCCGAACCGAAAGGGGGTGTTTCATTAATTCCAGGGCAGTTTGACATTGTTTTTTGTAGTAAATGGCCTGTTCTGCATCAGATTTTTCCACTCCTTTAACATTGTAAAAACTTTCGTAGGCCTTGATGGCATCTTCCAAACGATCGGACTCCTGGTATGCTTTTCCTAAATAAAGGTATAGCATTTTATCAATTTTATCGTTGCTGGTTTTTGCTTTTTCCAGATATGGAATAGCCCCAGCCTGGTCTTTCATCTGGATTTTACACTCCGCTATTCTAAAATTTAATTCTGCATCATCCGGAAATTGATTGTACATATCCTGATACATTTTCAATGCGGCGGCATAATCCTGTTCGTTGAATTTAAGCCTTGCTTTGGTCATTTTTATTTTATCGGGCCCGTCCGGTCCGGCAAAAGTTTCCACTGCAATGAGACTTAAAAAAAGAAATAAAAGGGTTTTTAGCTTAGACATCTGCGACTATTCGTAAGAATTGCTAAATTAAGGCTTGATTTGAATTGTAGACCGATGTGGAAAAAAAATCTATGCACACCCGGTTCTTGTCCCAGGAATTGCGCATTTATTACCTGTTGTTTGTTGCATTAGTAAGAAATAAGCAGAATGTTTTTGTTCGAAGTCAGGGTATTTCTTTAGAAAAGCAACATAAATATTCCGCTTCCCATCATTAAGCCATCCAGCCAAAGGTAATAGTAATAGTCGGAAGGCTTTTTTTCGTGTAAAGGAAGAAGAATAGCCAATCCTACTCCGGGTAAAGCAAGTTGAAGGAACAAGCGTAAGTTAAAATCGTCGAATACCAGCCAATAGGAACTGAGTATATACAAGAAGATGCAAGTAATTATTATCCATTGTGTTTCTTTCCAGGTGAGAGAGTAAACAATGTTTTTAATTCCTTGTTGTTGGTCTGACTCTTTATCCTTGCTATCAAAAAGCACACAAATAGGTAAAATAAGGAGCAAACGGTGAATGACAAACATCCAGGAATAAGGCGATTGGAGCATATCCCATTCCGATAAGGGTAGTAAAACTGTGGTGATGGTCCAAACTACAGCCAGGTAAATTGTTTTACCAAAGGCCAGGCGTCTGAGGAAAACAAAGGGTTGAAAGGGTAATTTGGGTGCGGTATACAGAAAGGTGGCTAAAGCAAGTACCAAGGAAAGTGCCTGAGTTTCAGGTTCAAGCAGAAAAAAGAGGAGTAGGGAAGCCAGTGTTGAAACTCCAAACACGACTAGCAGAAAGTTTTTATGGGAAAGGTTCCAGGCTTCTCTTTCCTTTCCAACCAGGGTTTCGCCCGACAAAAACCAATGCAGAGAATAGCTACATAAGGTTCCGAAAAAGAGAAATAATAGAATTAGTGGATTGGATGGAAAGTTAAAAAAGGAATAGCAGGATTCTGCCATGACCGTAGCGACCAAAGCGATAAAGAAATTGCCAAATAAGAAGTAATGAAAGACTTTTTTTAATGATTCCATCGCTACCCGGATGGAGGGTTTTATTTGGTACCGGTATTAGCCATTTTAGTTTCGACGACTTTTCCCCCTTTAATATAGAGCGTTTTAATCAACTTACCGCTAGCATCATAAACGTTTTGTTTTCCTTCTATCAGAACTTTGTTTTTAAAGGTACCTTCTTTCTCCACTTTGTTTTTATCTCCTTTATGGTAAGTGGTAAACTGTCCATCCGGAATAAAACCTAGTTCTTTAGGTGGTTCTTCTTTTTTGGCTTCTACCAGCATTGGACCTACCGGTGCTTTAGGCCTGTCGACCGGATTTCCCAAGTCATAGTTTTTGGTATTACCCGGGTCAATTTTTCCTTCGTTAAAGTATTTTTCGGCCTTCAGGGAACCATTTTCGTAGTATTCTTTTAATACTCCCGACTCCTTTCCGTCTCTCCAGTCGCCTTCATACATTGGGTTTCCGTTGGCATAATAGTACTTTTGCTGACCCTCCCGTTTTCCTTCAGAGTTAAACTGCCAATCATAAAACAAAATGCCATTTTCGTGATAATATTTGTAAACGCCAATCCAGTTTTTCTCTTTCCAGTTTCCCTCTTCCTGCAGTCGGCCATTTTCGTAATAGAATTTTGCCGGTCCATTGGGTTTGTTGTTGGCAAAGGTAATTTCCCCTTTTAATTTGTTATTTGGGTAGTATTTTCTCCAAACGCCTACTTTTTTATTGTTAAAGTATTCTCCTTCTTCTACCAGTTGGCCTTCTGAATAACCCGGGTTAGAATTGTTTTTGTTTAAAACAACCCAATGGCCCTGACGTTGATCTTGGGCATCTTTTCTATTCACCGTATCGCCTTTATACATTTCAAAAGATTGAGCAAAGGCAGAGGAGGCTGTGATTAGGAGTACAAATAGGAAAAGGTTTTTCATTGTAGAACTAAGAAACAATGCGTTTCAACTCGCAAAGGTTAAAAAAAATGAGCAAATTACCAATTTTGGTCGACAAAATGCAAGGTTTTGGTTTAAAATGGTTGAATTTATTGGTATTGCTATTACCTTGCAATCCAAATTTGAAAAGGTTTTGGCTTCAAAAAACTTCCATAAATCACAGCATCCGATTGGAATTTTCGATTCAGGTATTGGCGGATTAACCGTAGCAAATGCCATTTGTAAATTATTACCCAACGAAAGCATAGTTTATTTTGGGGATACGGCCCATTTGCCTTATGGAGACAAATCTCCGGAGAGTATCCGACATTATTCTGCCAAAATAACCCACTACCTTACCGAACAAAACTGCAAAGCCATTGTAATAGCGTGTAATACCGCATCGGCGTTGGGATTTCAAACAGCTAAGGATATTGCAGGAGCTTCCATTCCGGTTATTAATGTGGTTGACCCCGCTGTGGCTTATTTGGCTCAACATTTTAAAGGTAAAAGAGTGGGTATTATCGGAACAAAGGGCACTGTTAATTCCAGAATATATGTGAACAAATTAAGCAAGGCCGACAAAACCATGGAAGTGGCGCAGCTAGCCACACCTTTGCTGGCGCCTATGATTGAAGAGGGGTTTTTTAATAACAAAATCTCCAAAACCATTATTAATTCCTACCTGGAAAAGAAACCCCTAGCTCAAATTCAGGCCTTGGTGCTTGGATGTACCCATTATCCATTAATAAAACCCGAAATAGATAGTTTCTATAAAAAGAAGGTTCAGGTACTCGATACCTCTGAAATTGTGGCCAAAGCAGTTGAACAAACCCTCCACGATCAAGGATTGCTGAACGAAACGGTGGGAAAAGCAGAAAAAATCTTTTGCGTTTCAGATTATACCAAGGCCTTTGAAGAAAGCGCAAGATATTTTTTTGATGAGAAAATAAACCTGAAAGAAGTAAGACTTTGGAAAGAGTAAGGGGTTGATTTACAGCTAATTGCTTTTTGTTTTTTCACCGTGAAATGAGGTTGCATTAGAAAGCCTGAGTTTAAAAAAGTTTAATCCATCGCGAAAAAAATTTGTTAGTTTGAAAAATCTGTTTACATTTGCTCAACAATTCAAAAATTTCGACCAACGATAGAACTCTACTTTAATCGCACTTATCGGTCAATTTTACATTAACATTTTAGCAATTTGTGTGAGCCAATTTTGTGGTCTTACATTCATTTTTTAACCAACTAAAACTAGGAGGCATCATACGCATACGTGTACTTTCATTTTTTAATTAACCATTAAAACCAGGAGGTCACCATGCAAAGTTACGGCCTATCGGACAAGCAACTTGTCCACCTTTACGCTAAGGGCAGCGAAAAAGCCCTCGAAGTGTTGTTGCACCGTCACAAACGCAAACTTTTCAGCTACATCAACACGATGGTTAAAGACCGTCAAAAGGCGGAAGATTTGTTTCAAGACACCTTTATTAAGGTAATCGACCAAATTAAGTCGGGTCGATACAAAGAACAAGAACGTTTTTTACCCTGGTTGTACCGTATAGCCCATAACTTGGTTATAGATACCTTGCGCAAAGACAAAAAGATGATTATGGAAAGAGCCAATGACCATTACAATCCATTGGATCATATTCAAGCAATTGATACTTCCATTGAAGATAAAATCAACCAAACAGGAAATTCCTATTTGCTTAAAATGTTGATTAAACAATTGCCCGATAACCAACAAGAGGTCTTAATTATGCGCCATTACAGCGATATGAGTTTTAAAGAAATTGCCGATGTAACCAATGTAAGTATCAATACTGCTTTGGGTCGTATGCGTTACGCTTTAATTAACCTCCGTAAATTAATGGAAGATCATCGCTTGAACATGGTGGCCTAAGCCTACCTTTGTGTCATTGATTTTCAAACGTGGAAAATTCAAGCACCATAACGTCTGATTTCCTAAAACCCGCCGATCAGGTGGGTTTTACAGGTAATTTACCAACAAAAACATCTGTTTTGGTAGTAGGCCAAGGACTTGCGGGTTCTTGGCTTTGCTATTTTTTATGGAAGCATAACATCGACTTTAAAGTGGTAGACAATTTTCACCATGAATCTGCTTCTACCGTGGCTGCCGGTCTTATGAATCCCATTGTTCCTAAAAGGTTAACAGCCACCTGGAAAGCCGAAGAGCTATTCCCCGATTTTATTACCGCAGCCTACCAAGAAATACAAAAATTTATTGGACTTCAGGTTTATTTCCCGGATACCCTGATACATAAACTTTTTTACCACGAAGATGATATTGTTGCCTGGGAATTGCAACGAAACAAAGGTTTTGACAATTGGTTAGGGCCTGTAGTTCGCAAAACACTGAATACTAAGCTCAAACCTCACTTGGGTTATGCCGAAATTCACCATTCGGCCTGGGTAGATATCCCTTCGCTGATTAAGGCCTTCCAGGAAAAACTTAAAACATTGGATTTGCTGATTCAAGAAGAATTTGAATATGGCAAAATGATTAAAACCGAGTCGGGATACCAGTATAAAGATCTGAATTTTGAACGGGTTATATTTTGTGAAGGCAGCCAAATTCGAAACAATCCCTGGTTTGGACAATTGCCATTTAATGCTACCAAGGGCGAAGAATTATTGCTCTCCATCCCTGAACTGGACTTGGAACAAGTTGGGTACGCCGGCTTACACCTCATACCTTTTGGAGAAAACAAATACCTGGTTGGTTCCACCTTTCGCTGGGATGATATAAGTAGCGAGCCTACCGATTGGGCTAAAGAGGAAATACTAAACAAGCTCAAAAAAGTATACAGTGGTCCATTCGAGATTTTAGAGCAAAGTGCCGGAATAAGACCGGCATCTAAAGACCGAAGACCCTTGGTAGGCTTTCATCCTAAACATCCGGAAATAGGTATATTTAATGGTTTGGGAACCAAAGGATTACTTTTGGCCCCCTTGATGTCGGATTATTGGATTAAACATTTGAAAAACAACCGGACTTTTGAACCGGAAATACATGTAAAACGATTATTTAAATAATGCTTATGAAAGTTTCCATCATTGGCTTAGGCTGGTTAGGTCAACAATTGGCCGAGCGCTTTATTGAAGCAGGATTTCAGGT
This DNA window, taken from Bacteroidia bacterium, encodes the following:
- a CDS encoding NAD+ synthase, which encodes MKIALCQLNYHIGHFESNRSKILTALEKAKENGADLAVFAELAICGYPPRDFLEFDDFIQQCESSLHQIAKACIGISAIVGCPQKNTSGKGKPLYNAAFLLENGKVSQVTHKALLPTYDIFDEYRYFEPGREFALVNWKGMNLALTICEDLWQTDGNKLYESCPMDVLSHLKPDLLINIAASPFDYNHADERKEVLCWNSKTYQVPLVYVNQIGAQTELIFDGGSLCINAQGEICQELSYFAEEIRIVNFPFTDEKVLSGLSTTFIGDIHQALLLGIKDYFGKMGFKKAILGLSGGIDSAVVACLAAQALGAENVRGILMPSEFSSDHSITDALALAENLGIAHAIVPIKQNYDTVLESLKPLFGSLPFGLAEENLQARIRGVVLMGISNKFGEILLNTSNKSEAAVGYGTLYGDMNGGLSVLGDLYKTQVYDLAHYINRKWNLIPVNSISKPPSAELRPGQKDSDSLPDYTILDKVLYQYIEERKGPTEIIAMGFNEELVRRILKLVNNSEYKRHQTPPILRISSKAFGMGRRMPIVGHYLS
- a CDS encoding PorT family protein, with the translated sequence MKKLLSLFLVSLLSTSLFAQDSSPAAAQDAPKVRLGLRATPTINWMGFDTQHFKSSGVRMGAKFGLLMDARLGKNYAIGTGLDFVMAGGIASISDSVIKVNETDGIFDTILMNQRTYKLQYVEIPLTLKLKTNQIGYFTYFVQLGGSVGFNVSAKSIEAGKSLTTGKEYAETVKLKAGLASGSEVKLVRAEVNIGVGAEWAIQGNLGLLFGVSYHKGVTNVFNGSNKNLQNYFKVPVNGTNTVSIQQKSTNSYVAVDIALLF
- a CDS encoding carboxypeptidase regulatory-like domain-containing protein, with protein sequence MSKLKTLLFLFLSLIAVETFAGPDGPDKIKMTKARLKFNEQDYAAALKMYQDMYNQFPDDAELNFRIAECKIQMKDQAGAIPYLEKAKTSNDKIDKMLYLYLGKAYQESDRLEDAIKAYESFYNVKGVEKSDAEQAIYYKKQCQTALELMKHPLSVRITNMGERINSDHNDYHPSFTADGKTLILTSRRGEGKNAKKDVNDDEFFEDIYMSHFNDTTREWEKAEPVIGALNTDGHDAAFSITADGKRILSYKNENGGDIFQSKSNKNGKWSAPAPFPKPINSPYWESYACLSADGKTIYFVSERKDGFGSGDIYVSHKEGRDGWGKPENLGSKVNSSEDEVGVFLHPDGKTLFFSSKRANSMGGYDIFKTTFDGTEWSSPENLGYPINTTGDEVDFVLATDGKKGYFVSRREGSIGGFDIFQVDLSNHNIMNSADFKANASNGLSILKGTVIDKDANTIYGASIKVLDAEGKLIASAESDEEGNYFLTLEGDKDYTVQFSATGFSDNSEKVYLPKEAGATATLSKALVLERK
- a CDS encoding UbiA family prenyltransferase codes for the protein MAESCYSFFNFPSNPLILLFLFFGTLCSYSLHWFLSGETLVGKEREAWNLSHKNFLLVVFGVSTLASLLLFFLLEPETQALSLVLALATFLYTAPKLPFQPFVFLRRLAFGKTIYLAVVWTITTVLLPLSEWDMLQSPYSWMFVIHRLLLILPICVLFDSKDKESDQQQGIKNIVYSLTWKETQWIIITCIFLYILSSYWLVFDDFNLRLFLQLALPGVGLAILLPLHEKKPSDYYYYLWLDGLMMGSGIFMLLF
- a CDS encoding toxin-antitoxin system YwqK family antitoxin — its product is MKNLFLFVLLITASSAFAQSFEMYKGDTVNRKDAQDQRQGHWVVLNKNNSNPGYSEGQLVEEGEYFNNKKVGVWRKYYPNNKLKGEITFANNKPNGPAKFYYENGRLQEEGNWKEKNWIGVYKYYHENGILFYDWQFNSEGKREGQQKYYYANGNPMYEGDWRDGKESGVLKEYYENGSLKAEKYFNEGKIDPGNTKNYDLGNPVDRPKAPVGPMLVEAKKEEPPKELGFIPDGQFTTYHKGDKNKVEKEGTFKNKVLIEGKQNVYDASGKLIKTLYIKGGKVVETKMANTGTK
- the murI gene encoding glutamate racemase is translated as MVEFIGIAITLQSKFEKVLASKNFHKSQHPIGIFDSGIGGLTVANAICKLLPNESIVYFGDTAHLPYGDKSPESIRHYSAKITHYLTEQNCKAIVIACNTASALGFQTAKDIAGASIPVINVVDPAVAYLAQHFKGKRVGIIGTKGTVNSRIYVNKLSKADKTMEVAQLATPLLAPMIEEGFFNNKISKTIINSYLEKKPLAQIQALVLGCTHYPLIKPEIDSFYKKKVQVLDTSEIVAKAVEQTLHDQGLLNETVGKAEKIFCVSDYTKAFEESARYFFDEKINLKEVRLWKE
- a CDS encoding sigma-70 family RNA polymerase sigma factor is translated as MQSYGLSDKQLVHLYAKGSEKALEVLLHRHKRKLFSYINTMVKDRQKAEDLFQDTFIKVIDQIKSGRYKEQERFLPWLYRIAHNLVIDTLRKDKKMIMERANDHYNPLDHIQAIDTSIEDKINQTGNSYLLKMLIKQLPDNQQEVLIMRHYSDMSFKEIADVTNVSINTALGRMRYALINLRKLMEDHRLNMVA
- a CDS encoding FAD-binding oxidoreductase codes for the protein MENSSTITSDFLKPADQVGFTGNLPTKTSVLVVGQGLAGSWLCYFLWKHNIDFKVVDNFHHESASTVAAGLMNPIVPKRLTATWKAEELFPDFITAAYQEIQKFIGLQVYFPDTLIHKLFYHEDDIVAWELQRNKGFDNWLGPVVRKTLNTKLKPHLGYAEIHHSAWVDIPSLIKAFQEKLKTLDLLIQEEFEYGKMIKTESGYQYKDLNFERVIFCEGSQIRNNPWFGQLPFNATKGEELLLSIPELDLEQVGYAGLHLIPFGENKYLVGSTFRWDDISSEPTDWAKEEILNKLKKVYSGPFEILEQSAGIRPASKDRRPLVGFHPKHPEIGIFNGLGTKGLLLAPLMSDYWIKHLKNNRTFEPEIHVKRLFK